In a single window of the Nicotiana tomentosiformis chromosome 8, ASM39032v3, whole genome shotgun sequence genome:
- the LOC138897824 gene encoding uncharacterized protein, with amino-acid sequence MVFENVRQFRSALQDYVIQRRVQLKLRPNERNRVRATCLNSSRCRWHILGSLQGHTKNFIVSTYYHAHSCFSVTRNKLAHTTWIVKHYKYKFINQPEIKLNKLQELIRIKYGVYVGKIICVRARQKVMGKYLGDYKMKFARIYDYADMIKTTNPRSTVVVRTSKEIEPGKEVFVGIYICLHALKIGWLEGCRNIIGFDGTFLKGVCKGDPLSCNAKDGNNQMYPVAWAVVEKETKNN; translated from the coding sequence ATGGTCTTTGAAAATGTTAGACAATTTAGATCTGCTTTACAAGACTATGTTATACAGAGGAGAGTTCAGTTAAAATTAAGACCAAATGAGAGGAATAGGGTCAGGgcaacatgtttgaactctagtAGATGTAGATGGCATATTTTAGGCAGTTTACAGGGCCACACAAAGAACTTCATTGTTAGCACATACTACCATGCCCATTCATGCTTCTCAGTCACAAGGAACAAACTTGCTCACACAACTTGGATAGTTAAACATTACAAATATAAGTTCATTAATCAGCCTGAGATAAAGCTCAATAAGTTGCAAGAGTTGATAAGGATTAAGTATGGTGTGTATGTAGGAAAAATAATATGTGTCAGGGCTAGACAGAAGGTAATGGGTAAGTATTTAGGTGATTACAAAATGAAGTTTGCTAGGATTTATGATTATGCTGACATGATAAAAACTACTAACCCTAGAAGCACTGTTGTGGTGAGGACTTCAAAAGAAATAGAACCTGGTAAAGAGGTCTTTGTGGGGATATATATTTGTTTACATGCTTTGAAAATAGGTTGGTTAGAAGGGTGTAGAAATATAATTGGCTTTGATGGTACATTTCTGAAGGGAGTGTGTAAAGGTGATCCATTGTCATGCAATGCTAAGGATGGTAATAACCAGATGTACCCTGTTGCATGGGCAGTAGTTGAGAAAGAGACCAAGAATAATTGA